AAAACTTATATCATATTATGCCTCTTCCCATTTAGACATAAATGGATCATTATTTTCGATAACTATACAGCAAGTGCTGGATAATTTCATTGCATTACTTGCCACTGCATAATGCTGTTCTTCAGCTAAATCATCATAAATCTTGCCGTATCCCTGTTATCATTGTATTTAATTACAGCACAAAACCAATCAATAACAATGTCTTATTTTTATTGGAACATTAGGGttgatatatacacacaattcTATTTCATTCTGCCTTCCACCAACATTAGTGTATGTGTGACATAGAGAAACGGAGCGGTTTGAAAAGCTGTACGCCGACATGTGCTGAGTGGGTCTGTATATTTCTCAGCAAAACTCATAACGTTTGTCAAAAGGCAGTAGTAGCAATTGACAGCAGGACCTATAAAGTCCATCCCAACTGAGGGGATGGGGGCAATACCCTTGTGTCATAAATTGATGGACGTGCAAAAGTGTGAAAGCTGAAGCATTTTATGATAACGAAAGCAGAAGACATTTAATGGGCCCCCACTTGTCTTCCCCTAATAAATAGGGGCCGTAAATACCCGTCTGTAAACAACTGAGGGTCGATCGTTTTTTCAGTCAGTTTGAAAGACTAATTGAAGGTACATTCAATTTCATCTGTCTATAAACCTTTGATTTATTAGTTTTACACAGTTTGATCaatgttattacattttctgCTCAAGAAAAGTAAAATTGTATTACTATAGGACTTTTGTTGAAACTGGCTTCGAAATCTATcaaactatataaataaaattaggtAATAACTCCATATGCTTCAATTAGCAAACTTTTAACTCAAACAGTCTATATTCTCAACTAATCTTTCTCTACTGTGTTGCTCTTTCCACAATAGTTTTTAATCTGCCATTTATACAGTTTCCTCCACAATGAACTCAATGGCATGCTGCGGTGACTGGCTTGTCTCCACCATGGTGATTTCATTTCCATCCATGGTGATTGTGGGAACAGTAATGCCCTGAGCTCCCAGAACAGAGGAGGGTAGGATGACAACCTGTGAGGTGCCGTCAATGCCACTGAACTGATCCGACGGGATCATGACCGTCTCAGTACCTCCTTCGGCCCCCTGCAGTACATAGATGGTCTGCACTGAGCCAGAATCAATCTCCCCTGTGTTGGCCAGAGAAGACAGCACCTTGGCCCCCTCCAGCACCTTCTGAACATGGGCAGCCTCAGCTGCATGTGCTTCCTGCTCAGCGTTCTCCACAGGCAGGTCTCCGTGTAGCCGGATGTGTTTATCCAGGTTGGAGCGAGAGCGGAAGGCAGCAGGGCAGTGGTGACAGGGGTAGGGCTTCTCCCCACTGTGGGTGCGGGCGTGCTCGGTGAGCCGGGCGGCCACGCTGAAACTCTTACCGCAAATCCAGCAGCAGAAAGGTCGCAGGCCGCTGTGTATGCGCTCGTGGTCCTGCAGATGGGGCAGCTGGCGGAAGCGTTTGCCACATGTGACACACTGGTGGTAGGATGGAGGAGAATGGGGAAAAGTGtaaaacatttatatatttaaaaaaaaaaaaaaggtaagagGGTGGCAAAAAAGTACAGATATGTTTGCAACAGTGCCAATCCACAAAACTCTGCTGCAATTAATATTTCCTTAGACCTCTCTTTGTATTTTTCTGCAGATGCAGCACTTTTGGCTGGGGTAGAGgaagagcagagagaaaaagggtATGGGGAAGACAGATACATCGCAATAATAACGACATAAGTGTGTTACACAGCAACTAACAATTAAGTTAATTATTggttaatctgccaattatttcaATTAGATTCGATTAgctgtttagtctataaaacatcagaaaactgagaaaaaaactGTCCTACAGCTTAGGGTGATGTCCTCAAATAGCTCATTTTATCCTCCCAACATTCCAAAGCAATTTAGTTTACTTTCATAGAAGACTAAGAAAACcacaaaaatgtataattaagaagctggaaccagagaatatttagcatttttgcttgataaatgacccAAACGATTGATTATGAGAATATCTGCCAATTAATATTGTCTtgatcaactaatcaattaatcgttgcagctctacaaaTGTGTATGGGATAGTATAATCAACTACACAGCGGACACCAGAAAGAAATGTTGGCCCTGTTGTTAAAACATTGGCTCTCTGCTTGCTGCCATCTGTGCGCAGACAATGAACTACAACCAGAAACTTGATTAAACTTGAAGCACTACAAAAGAATGACTTTGTTGGGCTCAGTCTAGATTCCCACTGGAGACACTCAGATTGAATCTGTAATCCCTGTTGTCAGTATCTCTGTCAGATATACTGTAATAAAATTACCTTTCCCGTTGAGTTTGCTCTTTATATATTCAGTAAATATAGGCGTTCCTTCAGGATACATAAGATTATTTGATTTAAATTGAAATTCATCCCCACGGTTGAGGACCAATGCTCCTTGAACCTCGATCCTTAGCATGCCTGATAGATATGGCTCAAAGCAAAGCCACAAACGTTAAATCAATTTCTACAGTCCGACGTGCGGTGATGGGCTTGGATGGGTCTATAGTTGATGTCCTGCCTCGTCACcagagcaacagagagagagggagagagtccCAAAATAGTAACAGGCACAGAGGGGAGATGACAGGCCCTAACTCAGCCCTGTCATTAATCACAGgtacagagggagggaggaaacaCCCGCAGGACACACACTGCACAAATGGCAAGGGTCCAGAACCAGAGAGATAGCCACAGCTATGAACGGGTGTGACCATGGGGGGTGGGGCAATGCTGGATGTCAATTTGAAAAACAGGTGCTAAAGGGTTTGAAAGtcttgtataaaaaaaaaaggacaaaatatgATGGCTGAAAGAAATTCCCTttttacgcacacacacacacaccacctttCTTCTTACCTCGAAGGGCCTCTCATCAGTATGCGTCCTCATGTGAACATTGAAGGTGGAATTGTAGGCAAATTCCTTGTGGCAAATCTGACAGCGGAAGCGGGGTCGGTTTTTGGACTTGCCGAGCGTTCCTTGGAAATGGGCCAGCACGTGCTCCTCCAGGGTACTGTTGGAGGTAAATCGGCGGCGACAAGGCCTCACTGGGCATTTGAGAGGTGTCTGGCCCGTGTGGGACAACCGATGGAGGTCGAGGCCCTCCTGGGTCATGCAACGGTGGCCGCATAGGTCACACTCGACCTGAGGGAGGAGGGATAAAGCGAGGAAGGAAAAAGAAACGGGAGGGAGAAGTATAGAGATGAAGAATGGACAGAGGGGGACAAttaatgaaaagagaaaaggtCTGTGTCTTCATGgtctgactgagatgtaacacaaCGTCACTGTTTGATCAAAAACAGGCGGGGGGGGGAGGGATCTGTGTGCTTGTTTCATCcttgttaaaaacaaatctgtcaAGATTTAGCAAAATATATGTTTACAGTTGAGAAGTAAAACCtgctagaaaaaaaaatcatttatttttctgtggtCCCAACCTGTCCAGTGCAACGTCCCCGGCCCTGACCCCGTCCACGACCAGTGTTCTTGTCCTCTTCTGAGGTAGGGCAACGCTGCATGTGAATTTCCAGCACTGACTGGTTCACAAACTGGGATGAACAGTGAAGACACGTTGCTGGCTGCTTGTCTGCAAAGGAACAGTGTCAGGTTTTATACAGGTGGTCATACTCTGTCATCATACTATGTGCCATGCTAATATCTGAAGGTTAATTTGAGCTTGTTGATTGCTCGCTGTCCTTCCAACAATCGTGCAGTGGCAGGTGGTACATATACAAATGGCTGGTGATTCAGATGTAGTCAGTTTTTCAGTGTCAACAATGGTTGCTTATAATGTGAACACACAAGGTGAGTTTGTACGTAATATTGGCATGAGCTTGtgttgtaatgttgtaattagTGATTTATCAATAGGCCTTTTCCattgaagacattttgacacattGAAAATAAGTAATTTGGTCCATAACAATGTCAATTTCCCAGGTCCTATCttcaagctgtttttttcagtcCAGTCCAAAACCTGAAAAAATTCAATTCACAGTGAtatcaaagtgaaaaagctgCAAATCCTAGAAAACTAAAAACCCAGAACCAGCAAGTGTTCAGCCTTTTTtcttgaaaatgtatttaagagATTGTCAAAATTGTTGCAGATTATTTTCCTGTCAGTTGGCTAATCAATTaaatcagctaatcatttcagctctggtCAGCTGGTGCCCTAGTTGTATTTTGGCAAAGCAAACCACACTCTCACTGAGTTGCCCTTGAGAACCTGGCTGGGAAATCGCTGACATTGATGGTTCTGCAGTCATGCCAACATCTTGCTAGCAGATTGCTAACCATCTGTGTCTATTCCTGTGGGGGCGACCCACTCTGCTCCCCATTGGGACCCTCTAATTAAACCTTTAATAAGGACAATCTCAGCCTATGGCCCTGGACTGATCAATAGATCAATCGCTCCAATCGTCTCTCTCAGAGGAGCCACGTACTTCTGACCCCTGCTGCACGTCGATTCTTCAAGCTTAACTTATGAGGTTGCCATGCCAAGGCCCCACCTGACTAAGACGAAGAGTCAACATGTCAACCCAATTCATTTATCTCCATCCTTTGTTCCAAATGAGACACAAATCAATACAAATTAATTAACCTAATGCATCAGCAGAACAATGCACATATAACATGGATTTATGTTTGTAAATAAACAAGATAGGCCACCCAGGCAAGGTGATGGGAGCATTTATTGCCTTTGCATTAATCAATAGTAATTCACTGCATGCTGTACTGATATGATACAAACATATGTAATTGGTTCCCATTACAAGCAGGCAAAAGGGCTTGTATCTGATTTCCTGAACTGTTTGCCATATTTGGTCTCATGGAAATGGGGGACACAGTGAAAGCATGGGACAcaaaaagctgaattaaaaaagGATATTAACAGTTAACAGTCCAGATGACTGCTGTATGTTGTTTGTGATGGCTTCAGGTTGCTCCTGCtaactataaaaaataaaaaggggagaACAACATTGTGTCAAGCTGAGCCCTGAACTCTCACcttggtgagtgagtgagtgcagGTCCAGGTCTCTCCTCCGTTTAAAGGCCTCTCCACATTCGGGGCATGGGAATGGATGGCTGGTGTGGAGCAGTCTGtttaatacacaaaaacacacatattcacGTAAGCACTTTAACCATTTAGCATACTACTGACAATGATAAGTTTCAAACTTGTTTTACCTGCAAAAAGAAACATGGACAGATAGAAAACAAGACTAGGTCAAAACCTTGTACACGGCTGGACCGTGTATGGTTGGGAAGTCATTCTAAAGATTCTCTATAACTAAAGAAAGTGCATTACGCGCAGTGCCAATGGCatgaaacggtacacacttcctgtctcctaaatagGCGCAGCATATTTCCATAATTTATTAATCTTTTGCTAACTTTAGATATTTACGCAGCTAAAATCCATATTAATCATTACGAAAATGTGTTTTGCTAGGGCGTTCAAGAGCGCTAGTTGACGTTAGCTTATCTGTATTGCCAGATTTCGCTTATTGTTACTGAGACAGAAGCCGGTCTCAAACAAAGCGTTcgggagatatgtggcttgtgaaaaattggtccaatatttactttggtgatctGTGTTAACGTTCACctctcccattggaatcaattcactcaggacctgccgctagtctcctaaaggaGTGTGCCAGTGGCGGAAcccacgtgacacagatacaggaaattaCTCCGAATTGGGGGGCGAATGTGGGCAAAAACATGGAAGCTACAAAGatgttgtgttttattgctcAGTGTGTTTAAACAGCACGTTGATATCCATTTCAAATATCCAGTTTAAAGCTTTAGATTAGCGATTCTGTTCACGGCCACACGTCATCACTCAGACCAATGGTGGAACTTCATCACTCAGTGACAGAGCAACACAGGGACAGAAGGACAGAGTTTCGGCGGTGTGGTCCAgccaaaaaaggcaaaaaacgcCTCATAGAGACAGGCAATAGTCATACAAACAATTATATTACACAGTATAAAGACTTAAAAAGTCACAAatgaaagacattaaaaaaaaaaacaaaaaaaacgtaataAACAGGGGAGAAAGTCATATTTTGGTTTTAAACTGCCACTCTCTTTGTGACTCGTAGGAGGATTTAGGATTCAGGTTGTTTAAGGGGTATTAGCTGGGTGTAAAACGGAAggagataattaaaaaaataaacaaaaaatggcaGCAAACTGGGAGGAGTCCGAGTTAGGACATGAAAGACTAAATTTACACTGGATACAGCCTTAGGGGAGGAGAGAAGTGTTAGGATGCATTCACCTAATGCTGAATCAGGCCTGCTTTCACAGCACGAAAAAATTAAATACTGCTTCTTTGAGCAGCTTCTCATAATCAGAACAAACACGTACGATGTTGAAGTTTAGGAAACAATATTTCATACTGCTACAGTTGCAGTAAACGCCCTTAACTACACGAGTCACTAAAGTCAGTAAAGCAGGATTGCTAGAGGTGATGTGCAAGGACCTCTCAATGCCTGTATAGGAGGGCTGTTCCTGTTCCCTATTAAATAGACAAGAGAAATCAATATTTCAGGGAGAGCTGACCCTGAGGCAGCTGGGAGAATTCAAATTTTGGTCAGGGTCACCTCTTTTCCCAGCCAGATGTTATTTAATGAGTAGGATTAATGCTTAATTAATGTACAGCATTAGTACTACACGTAGGGACACACTGACTAGAgctaaaacaatattttaataaatttgtcgatgaaaagaaaatgtatatgtAAAAATGTTGATAATCACTGAAACTGTTTTGccctttttttaagcaaaaatggcGAAAACAATTGCTGGTTCcattttctcaaatgtgaagatgcTGCTTTTCCTCATCTTCTAAAATATGAAATGGAATGTATTTGTTTAGCTTAaggttcattcttgaccttggaaataaaacaatcttAACTTAAAGTTTCTTTTTGACGTGTATGGAATGACATATGAGCAAACTTCATCTGCTGATAGACTGTGAGATGCAGTTGAAAACTCTGGAAAAAGCTCACAAGTAGACCTTGACTTTTGTGACTGTTTTGggacaaaataatacatttgagcCTGTTATTTTATAGaccatacctgcaaactcagaagagCTGAAAAAGGTGATACATTTTATGGGTAATAAAAGGgtaatttacaataactttgaatgcaccacgaggctggcgaggcgagtttgaggtgaacgcaacatctgtgttgtttttccgacaacagcagctacacacTGTTATACgttcctctacagtgaaatacagacaaacttttacaccatttagctgtcagcattttaaccgtgtttactccagctgatagctaacggtaggctaacgttacctgctgccaagtgtagtgttaactagcgtgacatgcgcCGATGTTTAGGTTGCCtttaacgtctgtttcggagcatcagagagaagcgcaggcatttcagtggTACCTAAaaaaggcaccgaaatccgtcTTGCAGTTCAGTCCGGTAGATAGCGGTCgttaacggtcgttaaggcaccggtgccatattagcaccgagTCTTGGGACGCCCCCAAATAAAAATTCTTctgatctacacgattcacgtggatgacattttcccattcaaaacggcaaTTTTCAGCAAAAAgcaactagtttgcaggtatgtgtaGACCAATTAATGGTGATTAATCCAAAATGTTATTGGCAGTTTAACTGAAAACCCATAACACTGATTACCTGCTGGTAAAACACACAGTAAAAGCCTAAAGTCAGTGCTTTAACCTTACAGACACggttttattttacattcaatGGGCTATAGCCAAAgccaaatacacatacacaaacagtatGTCCTCAACAAGGCAGGACAGGACCAGGCTCTTCCCCCGTCCTGGGTTGTTATCGTTATCATCTTAATTTACTGGGCCTCTGTCTGTCAATCATATGTGGCTGAGGCTCAAGGGCACCCAGACATCTCAGTCAGTGTGCTGGCTACACAGCTTTAAGGTCTTGCTCAGTAGTCAGACACGGCTCAGCTACTACAGCTCCTGGCGAGGCGGAGGTTTATCTAAATCCTGTCCTGGGTTCCGTTAGGAAACATAATTCTAATGTATTTACACCATAAACAGGGCTGGAAATGATTGACTACTGACAATCTCTGGTCTACGTGGGAATCCAGAGGTTTAGAGCTAGTTAGAATGTTAAACATAATGTGCAGCATGATGTGTAAGTTAGATGTGTTGTAGTCATTTCCACCTACACTCCTGCAAATAAAGATGCTGAATAACTGAGGTTACTAAAGTGTTATTGATGTTGTGTTATTACTTGTGATGTTCAAGCTGATCCTCTGTGTTGAACCGTGACGGGCAGTGAGGACAAGAGAAGAGATGAGCCGCTCCCTCATTGTCCAAAGTACACACCTGCATTGAGGGACACAGAAGTCAAGGTCAGTAAATTTACAGCAAGTTatttaccaaaaatgtttttcttttttcaaaattttgaaaagtttaaaaagtgtGACAACAAACAAATCAGAATCATTTTCACATAACAAATGTTGATTAACATGCTTAATTTAATGTAgcctttatttttctaatttttgTATACATGAGATTTTGGAATTGAACCCTTGAAAATGATAGAGACTGTACCGGCTTGCGTCCACGCTTGCGCCGAGGCTGTGTCGATGTGTGAATGCGTTGGTGTCTCTTCAGGGTGGCTGCCTGGGAGAAGCTTTTGCAACAAACATCGCAGATGAAGGGCTTGTTGTCCGTGTGGCTCATGCTGTGGCGCAGCAGGCTCTGGGAGTTAGTGAAGGACTTTGTGCAAaccttaacaacaacaacaacaacaacaacaatcaggATCAGTGCCATAGTTGTATTTACAACAGTTTTAAGGACATCTTGTAAGGAAATAAAGTTGCATATGGCTCCATTTGCTCAAATTATAATTTTCAAAACAATTTCAATTGTGCAGAGACACTGGAGAATCTGTCACATATAATGAGGTTCAGATAGAATCTGCCTCAAACCTTACCTAACACTTCAAAAGCATTACATCATCTCAACAATGTCTGCTGCATGGCGTAACTGACATTTCCATCACAGGAAATTATCCCTCAGGCTTTTATcaattttgattaaaaaaaatgttgatttggCACCTTGCACGTAAAAAGCTTTTCTCCGGTGTGGCTGTAGACATGGGTGCGGAGGAAGACACGTCGAGTGAAGGTTTTGCCACAGTAGGGGCAAACATGGGGTAGTGGTGTGCGTGCCCAGTCCTGCAGCAGCTTGGCAGGTGGAGGGTGGTTGGTGTTGTCCGCGTCTGCTGCAGTGCTGGCCTCCAATTCGTCTTTGGTGCCTTTGTTTCCTGACAACGAAAAACGATTCATTAAGGAACAAAAAAATCCGCAACATAGAtgccttattttttttac
This sequence is a window from Sander vitreus isolate 19-12246 chromosome 6, sanVit1, whole genome shotgun sequence. Protein-coding genes within it:
- the znf574 gene encoding zinc finger protein 574 isoform X2, which codes for MESSSVYMCFPCYQEFNTLEEVLEHQLTCTAEDEQTETPGTDAVTIPLLQTRQQVINISKAAPQTQVQAVHSSVQPVVKQAAVSASVTSDQPRILYQCGDCDELFKSLDLWQQHRKEETCQQSASGSKLPDSKPEPETASAQSSHTTSNPDETTCEILKPEPVDNLIAEEERQQVAETSSAQSCDPPVSEVAASTSNQEDSSPRRRGVNKKPKPEPVLLCVDCGSCFGLVSELVAHRKTQHGFEEALHRCSVCGESFLNTTLFLYHRKQHRQKGEEKVVVDPEETSEEVCAQSNRTDEQGQDATPSTISVTSSFTQPDLFMCTQCGESFSDEGGLGTHRKQCHGLKEPLHSCPQCDETFMNTTQYLYHRRQHHFTSGTEVADGAETGVEKVTTKPQDTPQSSKRLLSSPASASESGSPLPKKSRPSFRILSGISALKGNKGTKDELEASTAADADNTNHPPPAKLLQDWARTPLPHVCPYCGKTFTRRVFLRTHVYSHTGEKLFTCKVCTKSFTNSQSLLRHSMSHTDNKPFICDVCCKSFSQAATLKRHQRIHTSTQPRRKRGRKPVCTLDNEGAAHLFSCPHCPSRFNTEDQLEHHKLLHTSHPFPCPECGEAFKRRRDLDLHSLTHQDKQPATCLHCSSQFVNQSVLEIHMQRCPTSEEDKNTGRGRGQGRGRCTGQVECDLCGHRCMTQEGLDLHRLSHTGQTPLKCPVRPCRRRFTSNSTLEEHVLAHFQGTLGKSKNRPRFRCQICHKEFAYNSTFNVHMRTHTDERPFECVTCGKRFRQLPHLQDHERIHSGLRPFCCWICGKSFSVAARLTEHARTHSGEKPYPCHHCPAAFRSRSNLDKHIRLHGDLPVENAEQEAHAAEAAHVQKVLEGAKVLSSLANTGEIDSGSVQTIYVLQGAEGGTETVMIPSDQFSGIDGTSQVVILPSSVLGAQGITVPTITMDGNEITMVETSQSPQHAIEFIVEETV
- the znf574 gene encoding zinc finger protein 574 isoform X1 produces the protein MQALLFIRRGQCSQPNFKSMESSSVYMCFPCYQEFNTLEEVLEHQLTCTAEDEQTETPGTDAVTIPLLQTRQQVINISKAAPQTQVQAVHSSVQPVVKQAAVSASVTSDQPRILYQCGDCDELFKSLDLWQQHRKEETCQQSASGSKLPDSKPEPETASAQSSHTTSNPDETTCEILKPEPVDNLIAEEERQQVAETSSAQSCDPPVSEVAASTSNQEDSSPRRRGVNKKPKPEPVLLCVDCGSCFGLVSELVAHRKTQHGFEEALHRCSVCGESFLNTTLFLYHRKQHRQKGEEKVVVDPEETSEEVCAQSNRTDEQGQDATPSTISVTSSFTQPDLFMCTQCGESFSDEGGLGTHRKQCHGLKEPLHSCPQCDETFMNTTQYLYHRRQHHFTSGTEVADGAETGVEKVTTKPQDTPQSSKRLLSSPASASESGSPLPKKSRPSFRILSGISALKGNKGTKDELEASTAADADNTNHPPPAKLLQDWARTPLPHVCPYCGKTFTRRVFLRTHVYSHTGEKLFTCKVCTKSFTNSQSLLRHSMSHTDNKPFICDVCCKSFSQAATLKRHQRIHTSTQPRRKRGRKPVCTLDNEGAAHLFSCPHCPSRFNTEDQLEHHKLLHTSHPFPCPECGEAFKRRRDLDLHSLTHQDKQPATCLHCSSQFVNQSVLEIHMQRCPTSEEDKNTGRGRGQGRGRCTGQVECDLCGHRCMTQEGLDLHRLSHTGQTPLKCPVRPCRRRFTSNSTLEEHVLAHFQGTLGKSKNRPRFRCQICHKEFAYNSTFNVHMRTHTDERPFECVTCGKRFRQLPHLQDHERIHSGLRPFCCWICGKSFSVAARLTEHARTHSGEKPYPCHHCPAAFRSRSNLDKHIRLHGDLPVENAEQEAHAAEAAHVQKVLEGAKVLSSLANTGEIDSGSVQTIYVLQGAEGGTETVMIPSDQFSGIDGTSQVVILPSSVLGAQGITVPTITMDGNEITMVETSQSPQHAIEFIVEETV